The proteins below come from a single Papaver somniferum cultivar HN1 chromosome 11, ASM357369v1, whole genome shotgun sequence genomic window:
- the LOC113321217 gene encoding rho GTPase-activating protein 5-like, which translates to MTEVLHSPSHGSLQNQSHHHSLINHSTSPSSSPVSESDLDFEEEEEEQVKNRRRESCGDEQREEEEDQLSLLALLVTAFRKYLVACRTETDRKDQLCSSMEIGWPTNVRHVAHVTFDRFNGFLGLPVEFEPEVPRRAPSASASVFGVSAESMQCSYDSRGNSVPTILLLMQRHLYSQGGLQAEGIFRITAENSQEEYVRDQLNRGVVPNDIDVHCLAGLIKAWFRELPTGILDPLQPEQVMQCQSEEEYTELTKLLPPTEASLLDWAINLMADVVQEEHHNKMNARNVATVFAPNMTQMSDPLTALMYAVQVMNFLKALIMKVLREREDSLIQSAPGSSLEPPGENDRHGSPLPFMEPEQNEETEHMFTANEPGLESPQEPIDCGVDCLQTSAEKADNGSFCENSACKPPPTQAESTLTSKPQETSSNVRKARTQEKTCRNKTGQSSNVNQRKGPRKAVNSQPVVKIAELVEKSRGASIVSRLNSRTERIEAWR; encoded by the exons ATGACAGAAGTTCTCCACTCTCCATCTCATGGGTCATTGCAAAATCAGTCCCACCACCATTCTCTTATTAATCACTctacttctccttcttcttctcctgtAAGTGAAAGTGATttggattttgaagaagaagaagaagaacaagtgaAAAACAGAAGAAGAGAGAGCTGTGGTGATgaacaaagagaagaagaagaagatcagtTATCCTTATTAGCTTTGCTAGTAACTGCTTTTAGAAAATATCTGGTTGCTTGTAGAACAGAAACGGATAGGAAAGATCAACTTTGTTCTTCAATGGAGATTGGATGGCCAACTAATGTCCGTCATGTCGCTCATGTCACTTTTGATCGCTTTAATGGGTTTCTTGGCTTGCCTGTTGAGTTTGAACCTGAAGTACCTAGAAGGGCTCCTAGTGCAAG TGCAAGTGTTTTTGGAGTATCAGCAGAATCAATGCAATGTTCATACGACTCTAGAGGGAACAGTGTACCAACAATACTCCTGTTGATGCAGAGACACTTGTATTCACAGGGGGGATTACAG GCAGAAGGCATATTCAGAATAACCGCAGAAAACAGTCAAGAGGAGTACGTCAGAGACCAGTTAAACAGGGGAGTTGTGCCAAATGATATTGACGTGCACTGTTTGGCAGGACTTATAAAG GCTTGGTTTAGAGAACTGCCTACAGGGATTTTGGACCCTCTCCAGCCTGAGCAGGTTATGCAGTGCCAATCAGAAGAGGAATACACCGAACTTACGAAACTCCTGCCACCTACAGAAGCCTCTTTGCTGGACTGGGCCATCAACCTGATGGCTGATGTCGTCCAAGAGGAACATCATAACAAGATGAATGCCCGCAATGTTGCGACCGTATTTGCACCAAATATGACTCAG ATGTCGGATCCTTTAACTGCGTTGATGTATGCGGTACAAGTTATGAATTTCCTCAAGGCATTAATCATGAAAGTGCTTAGAGAAAGAGAAGATTCATTAATACAGTCAGCTCCTGGTTCCAGCCTTGAGCCACCAGGCGAGAATGATCGCCATGGGTCTCCATTGCCGTTTATGGAACCCGAGCAGAATGAAGAGACAGAGCACATGTTCACTGCCAATGAACCTGGTTTAGAGAGTCCGCAAGAACCTATTGATTGTGGAGTTGATTGTTTACAAACTTCAGCTGAGAAGGCTGATAATGGGTCTTTCTGTGAAAATTCGGCATGCAAACCTCCTCCAACTCAAGCTGAAAGTACCCTAACAAGTAAACCACAAGAAACGAGCAGCAATGTACGAAAGGCTCGTACCCAGGAGAAAACATGTAGAAATAAGACTGGTCAGTCGAGTAATGTGAATCAGCGTAAGGGACCCAGAAAGGCTGTTAACAGTCAGCCAGTGGTCAAGATAGCAGAACTTGTAGAGAAATCGCGGGGTGCTAGCATAGTTAGCCGTTTAAATTCAAGGACAGAACGAATTGAAGCTTGGCGGTGA